The following are encoded together in the Thunnus maccoyii chromosome 18, fThuMac1.1, whole genome shotgun sequence genome:
- the LOC121883599 gene encoding septin-9-like isoform X5 has product MTEAVVPDTMMSPAVGGIYGEKAGGPVVDFSYVGIDAILEQMRRKAMKQGFELNIMVVGQSGLGKSTLMNTLFKSKVSRKSVLATAQEKIPKTIEIKSISHDIEEKGVRMKLTVIDTPGFGDQINNENCWQPIMKFINDQYEAYLQEEININRKKRIPDSRVHCCIYFIPPTGHCLRPLDVEFMRRLSKVVNIVPVIAKADTLTLEERDFFKKKIREELRANGIDVYPQKEFDEDAEDRMINEKIREMIPFAVVGSDQEYQVNGRRLLGRKTKWGTIEVENIAHCEFAYLRDLLIRTHMQNIKDITSSIHYEMYRVRRLNENNTVVAHANGIPDHHLAAHEM; this is encoded by the exons ATGACTGAGGCGGTGGTGCCTGATACTATGATGTCCCCAGCAGTGGGTGGCATATACGGGGAGAAGGCTGGCGGCCCCGTGGTGGACTTCAGTTATGTGGGCATCGACGCCATTCTGGagcagatgaggaggaaggCCATGAAGCAGGGTTTTGAACTCAACATTATGGTTGTGG GACAGAGTGGCTTGGGAAAGTCTACTTTGATGAACACGCTGTTCAAGTCTAAAGTCAGCCGTAAGTCAGTGCTGGCTACAGCCCAGGAGAAGATCCCCAAAACGATTGAAATCAAGTCCATCAGTCATG ACATCGAAGAGAAGGGAGTGAGAATGAAGTTGACTGTTATCGACACACCAGGCTTTGGAGACCAGATCAATAACGAGAACTG CTGGCAGCCAATCATGAAATTCATTAACGACCAGTACGAGGCGTACCTGCAGGAGGAGATCAACATCAACAGGAAGAAAAGGATCCCAGACTCCAGAGTCCACTGCTGCATATACTTCATCCCCCCAACCGGACACTG TCTGCGGCCTCTTGATGTAGAGTTCATGAGACGTCTCAGTAAGGTGGTCAACATTGTCCCTGTCATTGCTAAGGCGGATACGCTCACCCTAGAGGAGAGGGACTTCTTCAAAAAGAAG ATCAGGGAAGAGCTGCGAGCCAATGGGATCGACGTATACCCTCAGAAGGAATTTGATGAGGATGCGGAGGACAGAATGATCAACGAAAAGATCAGG GAGATGATCCCATTTGCTGTGGTGGGCAGCGATCAGGAATACCAAGTCAATGGCAGGAGGCTGCTGGGGAGGAAGACCAAGTGGGGAACCATTGAAG TTGAGAACATAGCCCACTGTGAGTTTGCCTATTTACGGGATCTCCTCATCAG gaCCCATATGCAGAACATTAAGGACATCACAAGCAGCATCCACTATGAAATGTATCGCGTGAGGCGTCTTAATGAGAATAACACGGTGGTGGCTCATGCCAACGGTATCCCAGATCATCATCTTGCTGCCCACGAGATGTAG